A genomic window from Micromonospora sp. WMMA1947 includes:
- a CDS encoding phosphatase domain-containing protein: MPPTPPDQLAVPQLHRAARFEDAVHGLVERRLRRTGWQPNIIAYAGYGAPGWARVLCRVLLGRPDTRRRGRLDKVRGWRSFATLPAKHVKVTIEADGVRQEVTADRSGFVDTVIEADFTPGWGCVRLSVADAEPVEALVRVLDPAVRFGIISDIDDTVMVTALPRPLLAAWNTFVLDEHARTAVPGMAVLYERLATAHPGAPVFYLSTGAWNVAPTLTRFLSRHLYPAGPLLLTDWGPTADRWFRSGREHKRATLARLSREFPEVRWLLIGDDGQHDPEIYREFAAAHPDHVAGVAIRQLSPTQSVLAGSLPAPAGRSSSGPVGQKWLSAPDGAGLWKLLREADLV, translated from the coding sequence GTGCCACCCACACCACCGGACCAGCTGGCCGTACCGCAACTGCACCGCGCCGCGCGCTTCGAGGACGCCGTGCACGGCCTGGTGGAGCGCCGGTTGCGGCGCACCGGGTGGCAGCCGAACATCATCGCGTACGCGGGCTACGGCGCCCCGGGCTGGGCGCGCGTGCTCTGCCGGGTGCTGCTCGGGCGTCCGGACACGCGGCGGCGGGGCCGGCTGGACAAGGTGCGGGGCTGGCGCAGCTTCGCCACACTGCCCGCCAAGCACGTGAAAGTGACCATCGAGGCCGACGGCGTGCGCCAGGAGGTGACCGCCGACCGCAGCGGCTTCGTCGACACCGTGATCGAGGCCGACTTCACCCCGGGCTGGGGCTGCGTACGCCTCAGCGTCGCCGACGCCGAGCCGGTGGAGGCGCTGGTCCGCGTCCTCGACCCGGCCGTCCGGTTCGGCATCATCTCCGACATCGACGACACCGTCATGGTGACCGCGCTGCCCCGGCCGCTGCTCGCCGCGTGGAACACGTTCGTGCTGGACGAGCACGCCCGCACCGCGGTGCCCGGCATGGCGGTGCTGTACGAGCGGCTGGCCACCGCCCACCCGGGCGCGCCGGTCTTCTACCTGTCCACCGGCGCCTGGAACGTCGCGCCGACGCTCACCCGGTTCCTGTCCCGGCACCTCTACCCGGCCGGGCCGCTGCTGCTCACCGACTGGGGGCCGACCGCCGACAGGTGGTTCCGCAGCGGCCGGGAACACAAGCGGGCCACGCTGGCCCGGCTGTCCCGGGAGTTCCCCGAGGTGCGGTGGCTGCTCATCGGCGACGACGGGCAGCACGACCCGGAGATCTACCGGGAGTTCGCCGCCGCGCACCCGGACCACGTCGCAGGGGTGGCGATCCGGCAGCTGTCCCCGACCCAGTCGGTGCTGGCCGGCAGCCTGCCCGCACCGGCCGGGCGGTCGTCCTCGGGCCCGGTGGGCCAGAAGTGGCTCAGCGCCCCCGACGGCGCCGGCCTCTGGAAGCTCCTGCGCGAAGCCGACCTGGTCTGA
- the yaaA gene encoding peroxide stress protein YaaA, with amino-acid sequence MPVLILLPPSEGKAEAGTGRRLDLSRLSLTELNPAREAVLTALVDLCAGPDETAARTALGLTEGQRGELRRNARLRETATAPAGRLYTGVLYEALGLDTLPPDAQRAARRQVLISSGLWGAVRLADRIPPYRCPIGARLPGLGALSAYWREALGPVLEPAAGRGPVLDLRSGAYAATWTPRGALAERTVTVRVLHERTVDGTPTRSVVSHFNKATKGRLVRDLLLADARPRTADALVGALRELKYTVEEAPRATGRPRQVDLVVTEL; translated from the coding sequence GTGCCGGTGCTCATCCTGCTGCCCCCGTCCGAGGGGAAGGCCGAGGCCGGCACCGGCCGCCGGCTGGACCTGTCCCGGCTGTCCCTGACCGAGCTGAACCCGGCCCGGGAGGCGGTCCTGACCGCGCTCGTCGACCTGTGCGCCGGGCCGGACGAGACGGCGGCCCGGACCGCGCTGGGCCTGACCGAGGGGCAGCGCGGCGAACTGCGGCGCAACGCCCGGCTGCGGGAGACGGCGACCGCACCGGCCGGGCGGCTCTACACCGGGGTGCTCTACGAGGCGCTCGGCCTGGACACGCTGCCGCCCGACGCGCAGCGGGCGGCCCGCCGCCAGGTGCTGATCAGCTCCGGCCTGTGGGGCGCGGTCCGCCTCGCCGACCGGATCCCGCCGTACCGCTGCCCGATCGGGGCGCGGCTGCCGGGGCTCGGGGCGCTGTCGGCGTACTGGCGGGAGGCGCTCGGCCCGGTGCTGGAGCCCGCCGCCGGACGCGGCCCGGTGCTGGACCTGCGCTCCGGGGCGTACGCGGCCACCTGGACGCCGCGCGGCGCGCTCGCCGAACGCACGGTGACCGTACGGGTGCTCCACGAGCGGACCGTGGACGGCACGCCGACCCGGTCGGTGGTGAGTCACTTCAACAAGGCGACGAAGGGCCGCCTGGTGCGGGACCTGCTGCTCGCCGACGCCCGGCCGCGCACCGCCGACGCGCTGGTGGGGGCGCTGCGGGAGCTGAAGTACACGGTCGAGGAGGCGCCCCGGGCGACCGGCCGGCCCCGGCAGGTCGACCTGGTGGTCACCGAACTCTGA
- a CDS encoding TAXI family TRAP transporter solute-binding subunit codes for MSRHWPVRAAAPLVLVLLLVAGLAACRDEPSEPTRIRIATGSPTAVYHAFGQSLASLLNREVPGVRAEVVVTAASAQNVRLVGAREAELGFTQADVLPPREPEHPSVLAVARVYDDLLHLVTRAGGPIRTLGDLRGRRVSVGADGSGTEITASRLLEVAQLGGNRVRQEHLGLDDSVAALREGRIDAFFFSGGLPVRGVAELAQRTSLRIVDLGDWTEPLRRAYGQVYVTRDVPRSVYRADPVSTVANPNYLIVRADLPAALVREVTRLLMDRRQELAAAHPAAGRMSPRSAIVTTPLPLHPGAAQWYRAAKP; via the coding sequence GTGAGCCGACACTGGCCTGTGCGCGCCGCCGCCCCGCTCGTGCTGGTGCTGCTGCTCGTCGCCGGGCTGGCCGCATGCCGGGACGAGCCGTCCGAGCCGACCCGGATCCGCATCGCCACCGGCAGCCCGACCGCCGTCTACCACGCCTTCGGCCAGTCGCTGGCGTCCCTGCTCAACCGGGAGGTGCCCGGCGTACGGGCCGAGGTGGTGGTCACCGCCGCGTCGGCGCAGAACGTCCGGCTGGTCGGCGCCAGGGAGGCGGAGCTGGGCTTCACCCAGGCCGACGTGCTGCCGCCACGCGAGCCCGAGCACCCGTCGGTGCTCGCCGTGGCCCGGGTCTACGACGACCTGCTGCACCTGGTCACCCGCGCCGGCGGGCCGATCCGCACACTCGGCGACCTGCGCGGCCGGCGGGTGTCGGTGGGCGCCGACGGCTCCGGTACCGAGATCACCGCCAGCCGTCTGCTGGAGGTGGCCCAGCTCGGCGGGAACCGGGTCCGCCAGGAGCACCTGGGGCTGGACGACTCGGTGGCGGCCCTGCGGGAGGGGCGGATCGACGCGTTCTTCTTCTCCGGCGGGCTACCCGTACGCGGCGTCGCCGAGCTGGCCCAGCGGACCTCGCTGCGGATCGTGGACCTGGGCGACTGGACCGAGCCGCTGCGCCGGGCGTACGGGCAGGTCTACGTGACCCGGGACGTGCCGCGTTCGGTGTACCGGGCCGACCCGGTCAGCACCGTGGCGAACCCGAACTACCTGATCGTCCGCGCCGACCTGCCCGCCGCGCTGGTGCGGGAGGTGACCCGGCTGCTGATGGACCGCCGGCAGGAACTGGCCGCCGCACACCCGGCGGCGGGACGGATGAGTCCCCGGTCGGCGATCGTCACCACCCCGCTGCCGCTGCATCCGGGCGCGGCCCAGTGGTACCGCGCCGCGAAGCCCTGA
- a CDS encoding HAMP domain-containing sensor histidine kinase gives MRRRLVISYLLLMVLVLIALETPLAATLATRETDRVRADRLADATRFASLAGPALRGGGPGPLDGELAAYDALYGIGAAVVDRERRTVVASSGWEPDAGSGPALDTALSGQQFSGPESVWPWVSGPVVTAVPINDGGEVLGAVVTTSPADGVRRTVTVWWLLLAGIGLLAVLACVSTAFGLAGWVLRPVTELDAVTHEIAEGRRTARVRARLGPPELRRLATSFNDMADAVSDVMDRQRAFVAHASHQLRNPLTALRLRVEELGPSLTDPDGRAEHRLALEETDRLATVLDALLTLARAEREENQRVTVDATATAASRVSAWLPLARHRDVTLRLDAGGAPVYAWTVPTAIDQALDALIDNAVKFSGTGGEVTVTVRADGGGTVLTVSDTGPGMTASQLDQATERFWRAPDAQNVDGAGLGLTIAAVLVDASDGRLTMRQGDPRGLVAELWFPAPADVPVRC, from the coding sequence GTGCGCCGCCGGCTGGTGATCAGCTACCTGCTGCTGATGGTGCTGGTCCTGATCGCCCTGGAGACCCCGCTGGCGGCCACGCTGGCGACCCGGGAGACCGACCGGGTACGCGCCGACCGCCTCGCCGACGCCACCCGCTTCGCCTCGCTGGCCGGGCCGGCGTTGCGGGGCGGCGGTCCCGGCCCGCTGGACGGGGAACTGGCCGCCTACGACGCGCTCTACGGCATCGGCGCGGCGGTGGTGGACCGGGAACGCCGTACCGTGGTGGCCTCGTCCGGGTGGGAGCCGGACGCGGGCAGCGGGCCGGCGCTCGACACCGCGCTGTCCGGGCAGCAGTTCAGCGGCCCGGAGTCGGTCTGGCCCTGGGTCAGCGGCCCGGTGGTGACGGCGGTGCCGATCAACGACGGCGGCGAGGTGCTCGGCGCCGTCGTCACGACCAGCCCGGCCGACGGGGTCCGCCGCACCGTCACCGTGTGGTGGCTGCTGCTCGCCGGCATCGGCCTGCTGGCGGTGCTGGCCTGCGTCTCGACCGCGTTCGGGCTGGCCGGCTGGGTGCTGCGCCCGGTCACCGAGCTGGACGCGGTGACCCACGAGATCGCCGAGGGCCGCCGCACCGCGCGGGTCCGCGCCCGGCTCGGTCCGCCCGAGCTGCGCCGGCTGGCGACCAGCTTCAACGACATGGCCGACGCGGTGTCCGACGTGATGGACCGGCAACGCGCCTTCGTCGCGCACGCCAGCCACCAGCTCCGCAACCCGCTCACCGCGCTGCGGCTGCGGGTGGAGGAACTGGGCCCGAGCCTGACCGACCCGGACGGGCGCGCCGAGCACCGGCTGGCGCTGGAGGAGACCGACCGGCTCGCCACCGTGCTCGACGCGCTGCTCACCCTGGCCCGCGCCGAGCGGGAGGAGAACCAGCGGGTGACTGTGGACGCCACCGCCACCGCCGCCTCCCGGGTGTCGGCCTGGTTGCCGCTGGCCCGGCACCGCGACGTCACGCTCCGCCTCGACGCCGGGGGCGCGCCGGTGTACGCCTGGACCGTGCCGACCGCCATCGACCAGGCGCTGGACGCCCTGATCGACAACGCGGTGAAGTTCAGCGGAACCGGGGGAGAGGTGACGGTGACCGTACGCGCCGACGGCGGCGGGACGGTGCTGACCGTCAGCGACACCGGTCCGGGCATGACGGCGAGTCAGCTCGACCAGGCCACCGAGCGGTTCTGGCGGGCGCCGGACGCGCAGAACGTGGACGGCGCCGGTCTGGGGCTGACCATCGCGGCGGTGCTCGTGGACGCCTCCGACGGCCGGCTCACCATGCGCCAGGGCGATCCCCGCGGCCTGGTCGCCGAGCTGTGGTTCCCGGCGCCCGCCGACGTGCCGGTGCGGTGCTGA
- a CDS encoding response regulator transcription factor, translating to MRILLVEDDRRVAAALSSALTRRGYQVEHAATVAAALSAAPCDLVLLDLGLPDGDGTDLCRELRRRSSRLGIIAVTARGEERDRVLGLRLGADDYVVKPFSMVELQARIEAVLRRAAHTAPQRSLIEAGTVRIDVGGRTVTVAGRDVSLTRKEFDILLSLARQPGVAVPRERILLDVWGTTWADRHTVEVHVGSLRGKLGDPTLVETVRGVGYRLRDA from the coding sequence GTGCGGATCCTCCTGGTCGAGGACGACCGCCGGGTCGCCGCGGCGTTGTCGTCCGCGCTGACGAGGCGCGGCTACCAGGTGGAACACGCCGCGACGGTGGCCGCCGCGCTCTCCGCCGCCCCCTGCGACCTGGTGCTGCTCGACCTGGGGCTGCCCGACGGCGACGGCACCGACCTGTGCCGCGAGCTGCGGCGGCGCAGCAGCCGGCTCGGGATCATCGCGGTGACCGCGCGCGGCGAGGAACGCGACCGGGTGCTGGGGCTGCGGCTGGGCGCCGACGACTACGTGGTGAAGCCGTTCTCGATGGTGGAGTTGCAGGCGCGGATCGAGGCGGTGCTGCGCCGGGCCGCACACACCGCGCCGCAGCGCAGCCTGATCGAGGCCGGCACGGTCCGCATCGACGTGGGCGGCCGGACGGTGACGGTGGCCGGCCGGGACGTCTCGCTCACCCGCAAGGAGTTCGACATCCTGTTGTCCCTGGCCCGCCAGCCGGGGGTGGCGGTGCCGCGCGAGCGGATCCTGCTCGACGTCTGGGGCACCACCTGGGCCGACCGGCACACCGTGGAGGTGCACGTCGGGTCGCTGCGCGGCAAGCTCGGCGACCCGACGCTCGTGGAGACCGTACGCGGGGTCGGCTACCGGCTCCGCGACGCGTGA
- a CDS encoding DUF952 domain-containing protein codes for MIYKILSDDEWAQARADGRFAGTAMDRQDGYVHLSAADQVVETARRFFAGVTGLTVLAVDEARLGDALRWEESRGGALFPHLYAALPVDAVLAAHPLPADRPAADAVAELLG; via the coding sequence GTGATCTACAAGATTCTCTCCGACGACGAGTGGGCGCAGGCGCGGGCGGACGGACGGTTCGCCGGCACCGCGATGGACCGCCAGGACGGCTACGTCCACCTCTCCGCCGCCGACCAGGTGGTGGAGACCGCCCGGCGCTTCTTCGCCGGGGTCACCGGCCTGACGGTGCTCGCTGTGGACGAGGCCCGGCTCGGTGACGCGCTGCGCTGGGAGGAGTCCCGCGGTGGCGCCCTGTTCCCGCACCTGTACGCGGCGCTGCCGGTGGACGCGGTCCTCGCCGCGCACCCGCTGCCGGCCGACCGGCCCGCCGCCGACGCGGTGGCCGAACTGCTCGGGTGA
- a CDS encoding acyltransferase, whose translation MTDSNDRSASVFVHPTADVEDGAQVGDGTKVWHLAHIRSSAQVGAGCVIGRNVYVDAGVTVGDLVKIQNNVSVYQGVTIEDEVFVGPCAVFTNDFRPRAQNPDWTITPTLVRRGASIGANATLVCGIEVGEYAMIAAGSVVTRDVKPYQLVAGNPARPKGWVDAKGEVISRDVDNPPQQG comes from the coding sequence ATGACTGACAGCAACGACCGGTCCGCCTCCGTCTTCGTCCACCCGACGGCCGACGTGGAGGACGGCGCCCAGGTCGGGGACGGCACCAAGGTCTGGCACCTGGCGCACATCCGGTCCAGCGCCCAGGTCGGCGCCGGCTGCGTGATCGGCCGCAACGTCTACGTCGACGCGGGCGTCACCGTCGGCGACCTGGTGAAGATCCAGAACAACGTCTCGGTCTACCAGGGCGTGACCATCGAGGACGAGGTGTTCGTGGGCCCGTGCGCGGTGTTCACGAACGACTTCCGGCCGCGCGCCCAGAATCCGGACTGGACGATCACCCCGACGCTGGTCCGCCGGGGCGCGTCGATCGGCGCGAACGCCACGCTCGTGTGCGGCATCGAGGTCGGCGAGTACGCGATGATCGCGGCCGGCTCGGTGGTGACCCGCGACGTCAAGCCGTACCAGCTCGTGGCCGGCAACCCGGCCCGCCCGAAGGGCTGGGTCGACGCCAAGGGCGAGGTCATCTCCCGCGACGTCGACAACCCGCCGCAGCAGGGCTGA
- a CDS encoding CDP-glycerol glycerophosphotransferase family protein, which yields MFSRVRSQQGLAAVGATLLGYAVMVLAGVLGLVVPYAVAAVAAVAGELALAGRHTGTATLLDKAGLGETFRRLVRDLSVVLLVIAAVRPGVAGTVAVLLLPAALWTLAVATGAVTKVIDGRVDPPAYTRNIDLGALRRVPVPPAWARQLAGLRMPLLNVLLVPAAVVAAALDRVAPVVVTGLVTLAAGLVTAAVLALTALRGRGKAPGVLPAVHDWMARERPEVALYFAGPAKDVYQANMWLAPVEATGRRAVVLLRAADAFGQLADTRLPVICVPAGVDFMNLDLSSLRVALYAANVGANIHLLREPGVKHVFVGHGDSDKQASVNPYSKVYDEVWVAGPAGRERYARADVGVLDRDIVEIGRPQLAGVHTFGSGAADHRFTVLYAPTWEGWLDDDPYHTSLVLMGERIVSGLLAAGDVRVIYKPHPLTGTRSPKARAVHERIVSRIKAAGAETDPSSLDGAAHLVVTGRTPGLFDCFNVTDLLVSDVSSVVSDFVQSERPYVVANPAGLPEDEFRRQFPTARAAYLLSADCGELAKILDVSRAADDAMAGARRELKEYLLGPAGSNPMDRFRDEIGRLCG from the coding sequence TTGTTCAGCAGAGTACGCAGCCAGCAGGGTCTCGCCGCGGTCGGCGCGACGCTCCTCGGCTACGCGGTCATGGTCCTCGCCGGAGTCCTCGGCCTGGTGGTCCCGTACGCGGTGGCCGCCGTGGCCGCCGTCGCCGGTGAGCTGGCCCTGGCCGGGCGGCACACCGGAACCGCCACGCTGCTCGACAAGGCCGGTCTCGGCGAGACGTTCCGGCGGCTGGTGCGGGACCTGTCTGTGGTGCTGCTGGTGATCGCCGCGGTGCGCCCCGGCGTGGCGGGCACCGTCGCCGTCCTGCTGCTGCCCGCCGCACTGTGGACGCTGGCCGTCGCCACAGGCGCGGTGACCAAGGTGATCGACGGCCGGGTCGACCCCCCGGCGTACACCCGCAACATCGACCTCGGCGCGCTGCGGCGGGTCCCGGTGCCGCCGGCCTGGGCGCGGCAGCTGGCCGGGCTGCGCATGCCGCTGCTGAACGTGCTGCTGGTGCCGGCCGCGGTGGTGGCCGCCGCGCTCGACCGGGTCGCCCCGGTGGTGGTCACCGGCCTGGTCACGCTCGCCGCCGGCCTGGTCACCGCCGCGGTGCTGGCGCTCACCGCGCTGCGCGGCCGGGGCAAGGCACCGGGTGTGCTGCCCGCCGTGCACGACTGGATGGCCCGGGAACGGCCCGAGGTGGCGCTCTACTTCGCCGGCCCGGCCAAGGACGTCTACCAGGCCAACATGTGGCTCGCCCCGGTGGAGGCGACCGGCCGCCGGGCGGTCGTGCTGCTGCGCGCCGCGGACGCGTTCGGGCAGCTCGCCGACACCCGGCTGCCGGTGATCTGCGTGCCGGCCGGTGTGGACTTCATGAACCTGGACCTGAGTTCGCTGCGCGTGGCGCTGTACGCCGCGAACGTCGGCGCCAACATCCACCTGCTGCGGGAGCCGGGCGTCAAGCACGTCTTCGTGGGTCACGGCGACAGCGACAAGCAGGCGAGCGTCAACCCGTACAGCAAGGTGTACGACGAGGTCTGGGTGGCCGGGCCGGCCGGGCGGGAACGGTACGCCCGCGCCGACGTCGGCGTGCTGGACCGCGACATCGTGGAGATCGGCCGGCCGCAGCTGGCCGGGGTGCACACGTTCGGTTCCGGGGCCGCCGACCACCGCTTCACCGTGCTGTACGCGCCCACCTGGGAGGGTTGGCTCGACGACGACCCGTACCACACGTCGCTGGTGCTGATGGGGGAGCGGATCGTGTCCGGTCTGCTCGCCGCCGGGGACGTGCGGGTGATCTACAAGCCGCACCCGCTGACCGGGACACGCTCGCCCAAGGCCCGCGCCGTGCACGAGCGGATCGTGTCCCGGATCAAGGCTGCCGGCGCCGAGACCGATCCGTCCTCGCTGGACGGTGCCGCGCACCTGGTGGTCACCGGCCGCACCCCGGGGCTGTTCGACTGCTTCAACGTCACCGACCTGCTGGTCAGCGACGTGTCCAGCGTGGTCTCCGACTTCGTGCAGAGCGAGCGCCCGTACGTGGTGGCCAACCCGGCCGGCCTGCCCGAGGACGAGTTCCGGCGGCAGTTCCCGACCGCGCGGGCGGCGTACCTGCTCTCGGCGGACTGCGGCGAGCTGGCGAAGATCCTCGACGTGTCCCGGGCCGCTGACGACGCGATGGCCGGGGCGCGGCGGGAGCTGAAGGAGTACCTGCTCGGCCCGGCCGGGTCGAACCCGATGGACCGGTTCCGGGACGAGATCGGCCGGCTCTGCGGCTGA